From Brevinematales bacterium:
TGGTATTTCAATAGCGAGAACTCTATCACAAATTCTTAATATCAGGATAGTAGCGTTTTCTCTGATAGACGTTGTTTACGATAACTTTTATCCTTTGAAACCTAACATACTTTTTGATGGTAGAGCAGGCAAATTTATACTAAAAAGACCCGAAAGTGAAAATATTGAGATTGTAAGTGTTGGTGATATTTACGAAAGTATATCTGAAAAGAATATTACAGTATCTGTTGGTTGTTCAAATTTAGTATCTAAAACAGCTATAAATCTCATAAACTTTGATTACTTACCAATGAGTTATATAATTAATACTGTTTTAAGAAAAATAGAAAGAGATGAATTTAGGAATTACAATGAAGTACTACCTATTTACTACAAAAACTATTAATTTACCATATGCTTCATCTTTTGCTATTGAAGATTTTACGAATATATTTACAACATAATTTTGCTAGGACATTCTTTTGGTTTTTAAATTCAAGTTATCATTAAGTACGAGTAATTTTCTGAAGGGTTTTTTTATATTTGCTAATCAGTAGTAAAGTAGTTTTAAGTTGTTTTTTTGAAATGTTTCATTTGCTTCACATAAAATCGATATATGTTTGGAGGTGGTTATGAGGAGAGCTTTGTACGTTGTTTTATTGATTTTGGTATATATAAATGCTTTTGGTTTTAAGGAAGTTATACTTAACAAGGGACTTGAAGTTGGATTTGGTTATACATTTGGTGGTGCAGGTCTTGAAATAGGTTTTGAAAGGAAATTATCGGGTAATGTTGATATCTACCCATGGTTTACATTTGGTGGAGTGGGAGGTCCCAATGGATCAGTAGGCTTTGGTTTTCAAGTAGATTTACCTATAACTGTGTATTCTCAGTCGTTTTTTAGCATAGCGGTATCTCCATTTGCTGGATTTGATTTAGTTACTTCAAGAAATGATTCTTCTTTTGAGTTTGATTTTGGTGCCTATGGCTTATTTTCTTTCGATATAAGAAAGGAAAAGGTACCTTTGTCAATATCTTTTGGTTTTGGACCTGATATGAACTTCGGTAGATTTTTTGGAATTGGTGTTTACTGGACAATAAATATGTCTTTTTATTTAGAAGGTGTTGTACTTCAGATAGGAGGTAATACAGATTTTGCTGGATTCGTAATTAAGATACCAAGTGTTTCTTTCTAGATTAGGGTTTTATTTTGTAAAGACTATCCTAGCTAAGATTTGAGTTTATGTAAAATCCTGAAGCTTCTAATATTCAGTAAAAAATAGCTTTTTATATTAGGATCTTAATAAGATCGATAGAAACAATACGTTTGTTGGTTACTGCTCTTGATAGTTTTTCTTGGAACCAAATTAAGAAGTTAAGTTTAGTTTCAGTGTCGATTTTTGCGATCTCCTTGTTTTTTATTATTGATATTATGAACATTTTGGTTTTTTCTGAGATTTTTTCCTCTTTTATGTAGGGTAGTATACCTTGTAATCTTAACATGGATATGAGAAATTTTGATAATGTTAAGAATGTTTCATCGTCAGATTGAGAGTTTGATATGGTGAATATAGATTTTATCGTGGTATCATATAAAATCTCATCAAAGACTTCTAATGGCACTAAGATATTTATTACTTCAGTTATAAAGTTTACTGCGAAAAGATTGAATGGCCTTGTTTTTATAGTGTCAAAAAAGTTCTGTAGTAGATCTACTTCTTCAAGTGATGGAATTTTATCTGATGATGATGGATATCTTACAAATCCTTTTATGAAGTTTGCTATATTTACCCGATTTGAAAAACGGTTTTTGAAACTATTTCCACCATACATCATAAGGTTTGATTTACCAATTTCTGGTGAAAATAAAACTACCATTTTGTCGTATTCATTTATGTCCTTAGTTCCTAGTACCATTCCAGATATTCTTCTAAATTTTTTTATCATGCTATGCTAGTTTAATTTTGAATGCTTGTGTTTATTGTATCAAAAATACTTTTGTAAGTGATGTTGTAGGTTTTTTATAGAAAGTTAATATATACCTTTAATTGAAAATTGATAGTAAATTGTATTTTTGTTTTGTTATGAGGTTGGTAATTTTAGACTCTATTCTAGTGGAAATAATATGCTTTTGAATAGGGATATCGTTCATAATTCATTAGAAACTGTTTAGTTTGTTGAGGGATGTATGGAGAGGATTATAGAAACTGTACTTGAAGAGGAAGTAAAAAAGTCTTACTTGACTTATGCGATGAGTGTTATTGTGAGTAGAGCTTTGCCTGATGTAAGAGATGGACTTAAACCAGTCCAGAGGCGAATACTCTACACTATGGATGAACTTGGGGTAAGAAGTAATGCTCCTTATAAGAAATGTGCTAGAATTGTTGGTGATACTTTGGGTAAATATCATCCCCATGGAGATACTTCGGTTTATGAAGCTCTTGTTAGAATGGCTCAAGATTTTAATATGAGATATCCTCTTATTGATGGGCAAGGTAATTTTGGATCAATTGATGGTGATCCTCCGGCAGCTATGAGATACTCTGAGGCAAGATTGCAAGAAATAGCCGAGGAGTTGCTAAAAGACATAGATAAAGGTACTGTTGATTTTAGACCTAACTTTGATAACTCATTGGAAGAACCTATTGTATTACCTGCTATGGTACCTAATTTGCTCATAAACGGTGCAAATGGAATAGCGGTAGGTATGGCAACAAATATTCCTACTCACAATCTTAAAGAGGTTTGTGATGCTATAAGTTATTACATAGATCATAGGAATTCGACAGTAAGAGACTTGATGAAGTTTATTAAGGGGCCTGATTTTCCAACAGGTGGAATAATATTGGCAAATGAAGATATGATAAAGGCTTATGAAACTGGTGAAGGTAAAGTTATTATACGAGCAAAACTGAAACTTGAAAAGCTTAAAAGTGGTAAAGATGCTATAGTAGTAACAGAAATACCTTATCAGGTTAGGAAGTCTGCTATACTTGAAAGAATATCTGATCTTATTAAGGAAGGAAACTTTGATGAGATATCTGATATAAGAGATGAGTCTGATAGAGATGGTATAAGGATAGTAGTTGAACTGAAGAGAGGTGTAAATCCCAAAGTAGCGATAAATAAACTGTACAAGCATACTCAACTTCAGGAAACATTTAGCATAAATATGGTTGCTCTGGTTAATAACCAGCCAAAAGTTCTGTCTCTTAAGGATATTATACATTACTATGTAGAACATAGAAAAGAAGTTATAGTTAGGAGAACTAAGTTTGATCTTAAGAAAGCCGAAGAAAGGCTTCATATAGTCGAGGGGCTTTTGGTGGCTTTAAGTAACATTGATGAAGTGATAAAAATAATAAAGTCTTCAGAAAATCCTTCCTTGGCAAGGAACAAGCTAATGGTAAGGTTTAAGTTGTCAGAAGTTCAGGCAAATGCAATATTAGATATGAAACTTCAGAAACTCACTTCTATGGAGGTTAAAGATTTGAATGAAGAATATAAGATTTTGAATGGAACCATAAAAGATCTAAAGGATATCTTATCGAAGGAAAGTAGAGTTTATAACATTATAAAACAAGATTTGAAGTATATTTCAGAGAAGTACGGTGATGAAAGAAGAACTACCATAGAATACAGTGAGATTGAAGATGTTGAGGAGAAAGACCTTATACAGAAAGAGGATGTTACTATAATAATAACTAATCTGGGAATGATAAAGAGAATACCATTATCAGTTTACAGGTCGCAGAAAGCTGGTGGTAGGGGAATTATAGCGACATCTACTATGGAGGAAGATTCGATAGAACATCTTATTATTGCAAATACACTTGAGGAGCTGCTCATATTTACGGACAAAGGTAAGGCATACTCTCTCGATGTTTATAAGATACCTGAATCTTCAAGAACCTCAAGAGGAACCAACATTAGGATGATACTTAATATTGCTAATGATGAAAAAATCAGATCTTTGGTTGTTTTCGACAAGAGTGCCAAGGGGTTTATAACAATGGTTTCAAAAAAAGGAATAATAAAAAAAGTAGATGTTGATGAGTTTAAAAACATACGATCAACAGGAATAATAGCAATGTCTTCTGATGAGGATGATGTGTTACAAGACGCTATATTTACTACTGGTAATGATGATATAATTATATCAACAACTAATGGACTTGCTTTGAGGACTTCCGAGAAAAATATTAGGCCTATGGGTAGAAATGCTAGAGGTGTCGTGGGTATAAGGTTGAGAGGTGATGATTATGTTGTGGGACTTGTAAGATATAATTCTAGGAAGGAAATACTTGCAGTGACTGAAAAAGGTTATGCTAAGAGAGTTAAAATGGAAGAGTTTCAACCGAAAGGTAGAGGTGGAATAGGAGTGGTTTATTTTGGGGTTAGTGAAAAAACTGGTAAAGTTGTTAGGACTTTGCCAGTAACTAGTGATA
This genomic window contains:
- the recO gene encoding DNA repair protein RecO produces the protein MIKKFRRISGMVLGTKDINEYDKMVVLFSPEIGKSNLMMYGGNSFKNRFSNRVNIANFIKGFVRYPSSSDKIPSLEEVDLLQNFFDTIKTRPFNLFAVNFITEVINILVPLEVFDEILYDTTIKSIFTISNSQSDDETFLTLSKFLISMLRLQGILPYIKEEKISEKTKMFIISIIKNKEIAKIDTETKLNFLIWFQEKLSRAVTNKRIVSIDLIKILI
- the gyrA gene encoding DNA gyrase subunit A, whose protein sequence is MERIIETVLEEEVKKSYLTYAMSVIVSRALPDVRDGLKPVQRRILYTMDELGVRSNAPYKKCARIVGDTLGKYHPHGDTSVYEALVRMAQDFNMRYPLIDGQGNFGSIDGDPPAAMRYSEARLQEIAEELLKDIDKGTVDFRPNFDNSLEEPIVLPAMVPNLLINGANGIAVGMATNIPTHNLKEVCDAISYYIDHRNSTVRDLMKFIKGPDFPTGGIILANEDMIKAYETGEGKVIIRAKLKLEKLKSGKDAIVVTEIPYQVRKSAILERISDLIKEGNFDEISDIRDESDRDGIRIVVELKRGVNPKVAINKLYKHTQLQETFSINMVALVNNQPKVLSLKDIIHYYVEHRKEVIVRRTKFDLKKAEERLHIVEGLLVALSNIDEVIKIIKSSENPSLARNKLMVRFKLSEVQANAILDMKLQKLTSMEVKDLNEEYKILNGTIKDLKDILSKESRVYNIIKQDLKYISEKYGDERRTTIEYSEIEDVEEKDLIQKEDVTIIITNLGMIKRIPLSVYRSQKAGGRGIIATSTMEEDSIEHLIIANTLEELLIFTDKGKAYSLDVYKIPESSRTSRGTNIRMILNIANDEKIRSLVVFDKSAKGFITMVSKKGIIKKVDVDEFKNIRSTGIIAMSSDEDDVLQDAIFTTGNDDIIISTTNGLALRTSEKNIRPMGRNARGVVGIRLRGDDYVVGLVRYNSRKEILAVTEKGYAKRVKMEEFQPKGRGGIGVVYFGVSEKTGKVVRTLPVTSDNDVVLITSKGMIIRMPADNISLMGRPARGIRAVNLKENDIVVDVEVFE